Proteins encoded within one genomic window of Streptomyces sp. NBC_00523:
- a CDS encoding GNAT family N-acetyltransferase, which yields MDRALSTPPALVPGSLAGSRQPVLRTPGGLSLRPWERADVSVFFGAYRDGELRRWHTRRPASEDQVLEWFDGYGEDWRRERGGHWAVADDSGTALGRIALRDMDLDDGTAEAAYWVLPAARGAGVASGALAALSAWALEAGFWRLELEHSTRNAASCAVATRCGHAPEGVKRSAAVHDDGRHDMHLHALIRDS from the coding sequence ATGGACCGCGCCCTGTCGACACCGCCCGCCCTCGTCCCCGGCTCGCTCGCCGGGTCGCGGCAACCGGTACTCCGTACGCCGGGCGGGCTGTCGCTGCGGCCTTGGGAGCGCGCCGACGTGTCGGTGTTCTTCGGCGCCTACCGGGACGGCGAGCTCCGGCGCTGGCACACGCGCCGGCCCGCGTCCGAGGATCAGGTCCTGGAGTGGTTCGACGGCTACGGGGAGGACTGGCGGCGGGAGCGGGGCGGTCACTGGGCCGTCGCCGACGACAGCGGCACGGCGCTCGGGCGGATCGCCCTGCGCGACATGGACCTGGACGACGGGACCGCCGAGGCCGCCTACTGGGTGCTGCCCGCCGCGCGCGGGGCCGGGGTGGCCTCCGGCGCGCTCGCGGCGCTCAGTGCCTGGGCGCTGGAGGCCGGCTTCTGGCGCCTGGAGCTGGAGCACTCGACGCGGAACGCCGCCTCCTGCGCGGTCGCCACGAGGTGCGGCCACGCCCCGGAGGGCGTCAAGCGCAGCGCCGCCGTGCACGACGACGGACGCCACGACATGCATCTGCACGCCCTGATCCGGGACAGCTGA
- the npdG gene encoding NADPH-dependent F420 reductase, which produces MTTNDSGSAPKPPAKDPWDLPDVSGLTVGVLGGTGPQGRGLAYRFARAGQQVIIGSRAADRAEAAAGELGNGVRGADNATCARESDVVIVAVPWDGHAKTLESLREELAGKIVVDCVNPLGFDKKGAYALKPEEGSAAEQAAALLPDSRVTAAFHHLSAVLLQDESIDEIDTDVLVLGEARADTDIVQALAGRIAGMRGIFAGRLRNAHQVESLVANLISVNRRYKAHAGLRTTDV; this is translated from the coding sequence ATGACTACGAATGACAGCGGCAGCGCGCCCAAGCCCCCCGCCAAGGACCCCTGGGACCTGCCGGACGTGTCCGGCCTGACCGTCGGCGTGCTCGGCGGCACCGGACCGCAGGGCCGCGGCCTCGCGTACCGCTTCGCGCGCGCCGGACAGCAGGTGATCATCGGCTCCCGCGCCGCGGACCGCGCGGAGGCGGCGGCCGGGGAGCTGGGGAACGGCGTGCGCGGCGCGGACAACGCGACCTGCGCGCGGGAGAGCGACGTGGTGATCGTGGCGGTGCCGTGGGACGGGCACGCCAAGACGCTGGAGTCGCTGCGCGAGGAGCTGGCCGGGAAGATCGTCGTCGACTGCGTCAACCCGCTCGGCTTCGACAAGAAGGGCGCTTACGCGCTGAAGCCGGAGGAGGGCAGCGCCGCCGAACAGGCCGCCGCCCTGCTGCCGGACTCCCGCGTCACGGCCGCCTTCCACCACCTCTCGGCGGTCCTCCTCCAGGACGAGTCCATCGACGAGATCGACACCGACGTCCTGGTGCTGGGCGAGGCCCGCGCCGACACGGACATCGTCCAGGCCCTGGCCGGCCGCATCGCGGGCATGCGCGGCATCTTCGCGGGCCGCCTGCGCAACGCCCACCAGGTCGAGTCGCTGGTCGCCAACCTCATCTCGGTCAACCGCCGCTACAAGGCCCACGCCGGACTCCGCACGACGGACGTCTGA